The window GGTTCTTGGCATGATTTGACAAATCCTCTGCCGCTGCCATCTGCTCTTGAGTGCTGGCTGAGATTTCTTCAGTGGTAGCTGCTGATTCTTCAGCCACAGCTGAAATATTCTCCATGGATTCCATTACTTTTTCCTTAGACACCATTATATTCGCAACTGATTTTTCAGTTCTTTCAATATTTTGAATAACTTCATCCATAGCACTAAATACAGTTTTAAACAATTCCTGAGTATTATTTACTGCAGTTATCTGTTCACTTACTACCTCATTTGATTTAAGAACTTCCTGTACAGTATCATTTGTTTTTTGTTCAATATCAGCAATAATACTGTTGATACTTCCGGTAAACTCTTTTGACTGGTCAGCCAGCTTCTTAACTTCGTTTGCTACAACTGCAAAGCCTCTGCCTGCCTCTCCTGCACGCGCCGCTTCAATTGCAGCATTAAGTGATAAAAGGTTTGTTTGCTCGGATATATTTACCATCATTTTAAGTATTTTTTGTATTTCTTTCATACTTGAACTTAAATCATTAATGTTATCAGAAACTTTAGACGTAGTTTTGCTTACATGACTTGACTTAGTGTTAAGCTCTCTGATAGTCTCCGTCGCTGTTTTGTTCAACCCGCTGATTTCATGTGCAATTGATGTAACCTTGGACACATCCTCTTCAACATATACAATACCTTCAGCAAGTTTGTCCATATGGCTTACGCTTTCATTTATCTCTTCAGCCTGATCTGTAGAACCCTTTGCTATCTGCTCTATTGTAAGGGCTACCTGTTCAGAAGAACTATAGGCTGTATCAGAGGCCGTTGCTATCTGCTGCGCAGAATTGAGCACTCCTTGCGAAGATCCCCTTACACTAGCTACCAGCTTGTTTATATTGGTTATCATCTCATTAAAGTTATTACATACATCAGAAATTTCGTCGTTTTCATTGTCATTTATTAATCCTGTCAAATCGCCTTCTTTTGCTTTCTTCATGGCAGCTGTAAGCTTTTCCAACGGTTTGGATACACTTTTTGCTATTACATTACATAGTACTATAGCTATAAGGAAGCAAATAATTGCGATTATAATTGTTTTGGTTCTGAGGCTGTTTGCTTCATGGTTTAAGTATGAATAAGGTACAACTGATGCAAGATACCAGTCTTTACCAACTATTGACGTATATGTAATCAAACTTTTACTTCCGTCAATCTTCAAATCCATATGTCCGCTCTTGTCACCGGCCTTTAAGGCCTTGGTGATGTTATCTGCCAGTTTTTTGGAGTCATCATTGGATTTGTTTAACGGATACTTGTCTTCCACTCTTGAAGATACGATATTCCCCTTTGAGTCTACTATTAAAATCGGAAACCTCTTACCATTGTCATCTTTTCCGGTGTCCATATCTTTATAGCTGTCTGCAAGAAAATTCACCTTAGGTATAACAACCACCTTTGCAATCTCCTTGCCATAGAGTGTTGATTTCACACTACCTACAATACCCATATAGGGTTTGACTTTTCCATTGTCAGTGACTTCAATTTCAGCCCATTTCTGCTTATTTTCCGCCAGTTTTATTGCTTTTTCTTTGTTTACTTCAAGGTTGTTACCCGTATATACCTGTGATTTAGAATAATTATCACCATACATAAAAGTACAGTTTAATACATCTGAAACAAGGGTGAACTTATTACCTAAAATTGAAGCTAATTCTCTGTCTTTAGTCAGCTTATCGTATTGTTCGCCTGACTCATAGTCGCTAAGTATTTTTTGAACTGCGGTACTCATACCAATATCGTTTATATAGCCTTCCATGGCTTTTATCTGACTGTTTAATACTACACCTGTCTGTTCAATTGTTTCTAAAGAATAAGTTTTTACATTTTTATCAATTGTGTTGGTTGAGCTCGTATAAGAAAATATACCCGTAACTAAAAGCATAACCATCAGAAGTAAATTGAAGGACATTATTAATCTATTCTTTATCCTGAACCTTCTCAGAAAAGCAGAATTACCCGAAAACGTGTTACCTATAGTTCCTTTGGCTTTACCTGGTTTATCTATCGGCCTTTTCTTTAGCAATTTCTTTACAGTCGATACCACAGCCGATATAGCCAAAGAAAGAAATGACTTGATTCTCTTACCGATAATGTTAATTTTCATATGCTTACCTCCACAATTTAAACTTGTACTATAACGATTTTAAGTCTTCTACAATTATTTTATCTCTGTTGTCATAACTCCATAATATGACATGTGGAACATTAGCGAAGTATTCAAAAAAGCCAAAAATATCAGAATACTCAATATTTTTTACATTTCTATCATACTTCACCAAAGGTATTTTATCAAGTACATTTAGTCATATATTAACAATTACGGATAATTTGTCAGATTAATTTTTTGTCTAAAATTACTAAATTTTTTATAATTGTAAAATATTTTGTAAAATTTATGGTAACTTTATAGGTAAACACTAGGAATTTTTTTCCAACCAAGGTTAATTCAGTTTTAAATTGTACTCACCAACAAGAATATATTCGGGATCTTTTATTCCAAGTCTCAGCACATCCCCCTCCTTCAGTTCATCCAAACTATAATCTATTGACTGTGGAATTCCTTCTTTGAGATTTGTAGAGTATCCCCCTCCCTTTTCCATACCGAAAATATTCACTTCTCTGAATTCTGCATTAAACATTAGCATGTTTTTATCCGGGTTTTCAAATGTAAAATGTATTCTCAAAGCACCGTTTTGGTTTCCGTTTTCTATCTTTTCAACTTCATTTATAATCATAGTTGAATTCTTGAATTTCACCCTTTTATTTATTGTGAGCCGTTCTCCTGCTTTCGGTATTTTCAGTGCAACTTTTTTCATTTTCTCCTGACTCTTTACAATTAAATAAGGTATTTTCAGTGTCAGGTCTTTTTCTTGTGGGAGCACATTGAAATAGAATTTGTTGTTAACACCCATAAACCCATCGGGAAGTGTATAAGTATGACTTGTTTTGTCTGTTTCCAGTATCAGATCCTTTTTTTCATAGCCCACACCGTACTGACTGGTAAAAGAAGATATTGTCAGACCGCTTTTGTTAACAGGGTACAGCTCTACAAGAAGCTTATTGTCTTGGAGTCTGGATACTGCTGTTATAGATATATTGTTTTTGGTAACTGTCGGCCCTATCTCATCCAAAGTGTCATAGCCTTGGGGAACTTTCAGCCTGAACTGTACCGCAAGATTATATTTTTTATAGTTAAATGTATAGGTATTTTTTGTACTTAAATTATCCTGTTCTATTTGGTAATCTGCCCAAACACCTTCTGTTCTTCCTCCACCTCCGATGCTGCTTCCTGAAGGAAGATACTCTTTTCCGTTTACAGATATTACTAAACTGTTTTTATCGGTATTTATGTCCTTTTCAATATTGGATAAGTCCTTTTTCTCATGGAAATTCTTCAACTTAACATAGCAATTCAAAGAAAGATTATTCTTCGTTGCAATGACACTGTTTATTGTAAGAATTGCCTGACTGTTTTCGGAACTTATATCGTGTCCGTCTATGACATATTGAATACTCTGGTTATCTTCCGTAATCCCGTATCCCGGTATAAATCCAAACAGCCTCCCCATAGCATTTACCACATTGTCAAAGCCTATTGAAAATACTGAAACTGCAATTATTAGCACTGCTGCTGCTATGGCCGATAAACCTCTGTTTACAAAAGGCTTCCGCCTCACTATTCCTGCTTTTGAATAAGTAGATTTTTTTATCCTTTCAAGGCTGTTGGAATCCGGTTTAAATCTTAAATCCTTTTCAAGGAGCTTGTCTGTTTCCTGTATGTCAAGTAAATCTAATGTCTTCAATATTTTTTTATCCATGTTATTTTCCCTCCATTTCTTGGGGCTTTTCCATATTACCCACTATTGTCCTTAGCTTGGACAATCCTCTTGACAGTCTTTTGTCTATTGTATTTTGTTTAATTCCCATCAGTCCGGATATTTCCTTGGAATTCTGCCCAAGGTAGTATTTTCTGATAAATATTTCACTATCAGGTTCACCCAAGGCCTTTATAGCTCGAATAAGCATATCTTTGGTCTCGGCATCCATTTCATCTTCAGCAGTATAATCTTCCAAATCTTGTGTTTCCAGCGAAACAAGATTTGTCACATGCTTTCTATTTTTTCTAAACAAATCTATTGCCCTGCGTTTAGAAAGAACAGCAATATACGCCTTCAGGGTTCCTTTTTTAAGGTCTATTACACTTCTGTTTTGATATACCTCATAGAAAACCGAGCTGACACATTCTTCTATGTCCTCTATTGAAAAGCATTGACTCAGCTTGTTATATATAATTGTATAAACCAGACCTGAATAAGTGTCAATGAGCTTCTCCAGACCCTTTTCAGGTTTGTTTTTTAATAAATCCAGTATTTTTTTATCCAAATCCTGTACCTTCCCTTCGAAATTGAAACCGGTTCACTTATTAGTTCGCAGCTACTATTTAAAATCTGACACAAAACCTTTAAAATTATTCTATAAAAAAAGCAGCC of the Ruminiclostridium papyrosolvens DSM 2782 genome contains:
- a CDS encoding methyl-accepting chemotaxis protein encodes the protein MKINIIGKRIKSFLSLAISAVVSTVKKLLKKRPIDKPGKAKGTIGNTFSGNSAFLRRFRIKNRLIMSFNLLLMVMLLVTGIFSYTSSTNTIDKNVKTYSLETIEQTGVVLNSQIKAMEGYINDIGMSTAVQKILSDYESGEQYDKLTKDRELASILGNKFTLVSDVLNCTFMYGDNYSKSQVYTGNNLEVNKEKAIKLAENKQKWAEIEVTDNGKVKPYMGIVGSVKSTLYGKEIAKVVVIPKVNFLADSYKDMDTGKDDNGKRFPILIVDSKGNIVSSRVEDKYPLNKSNDDSKKLADNITKALKAGDKSGHMDLKIDGSKSLITYTSIVGKDWYLASVVPYSYLNHEANSLRTKTIIIAIICFLIAIVLCNVIAKSVSKPLEKLTAAMKKAKEGDLTGLINDNENDEISDVCNNFNEMITNINKLVASVRGSSQGVLNSAQQIATASDTAYSSSEQVALTIEQIAKGSTDQAEEINESVSHMDKLAEGIVYVEEDVSKVTSIAHEISGLNKTATETIRELNTKSSHVSKTTSKVSDNINDLSSSMKEIQKILKMMVNISEQTNLLSLNAAIEAARAGEAGRGFAVVANEVKKLADQSKEFTGSINSIIADIEQKTNDTVQEVLKSNEVVSEQITAVNNTQELFKTVFSAMDEVIQNIERTEKSVANIMVSKEKVMESMENISAVAEESAATTEEISASTQEQMAAAEDLSNHAKNLNDLSDELRSQISKFKTE
- a CDS encoding sigma-70 family RNA polymerase sigma factor encodes the protein MDKKILDLLKNKPEKGLEKLIDTYSGLVYTIIYNKLSQCFSIEDIEECVSSVFYEVYQNRSVIDLKKGTLKAYIAVLSKRRAIDLFRKNRKHVTNLVSLETQDLEDYTAEDEMDAETKDMLIRAIKALGEPDSEIFIRKYYLGQNSKEISGLMGIKQNTIDKRLSRGLSKLRTIVGNMEKPQEMEGK